In Neomonachus schauinslandi chromosome 8, ASM220157v2, whole genome shotgun sequence, the genomic stretch CTGTAGGGAAATTGGTGATTTTCAGGGACTGCTATGTCTCTGGCCCATAGCCTCTTCCATCTCTGGGATCCAAGCCCCATCCCTCCTTCCTGGTACCTTAATAGTGACATGCCACGGTGCCCTTTCCTGGACAGAGGCATTGGCTGACATGTTCCCCACCCCACAGATGGTGTCTGTGAGCTGGGAGACATCTGTGGGTGTGGgaacagagggggaaggaggcatGTGAGGAGCACTGTGAGCAGGTTCCCAGCCTGGACCCCTGGCTGGCCCCTCACCACCCACGCCACTCCGAAGAGGGAAAAGCTCACTCACCCAGCATGTGCTCAAAGACCTGGTACAGAGCCTCTGTGTCCTGCAGAATGAAGGCATGTCTCTCACCATCCTTCTTGGACCCCAACTCATTCAGCTCTCTCCAGTCCACATCCAGCTTGCCCACCCCGATGGCATAGATGTCTGATGGGGAGAAGGAAATCACCAGAATCTTGTGACTGTGGGGCTACCTtgtgagacaggaaactatcATTTGGAACTTACTGGGTCCTGCAAAGCCCTAAATGAGCAGGGCCTCTGCCCCCTACCTCCTATCTGACCTCATTTCCTGCCACGCCTCACCCTTCTCTCTGTTCCATATAGCCTCCTTGAAGTCCCTCAGGTCTGCAGGCGTGCTCTCACCGCAGGCCTTTTGCATAAGCCTCTGCCTGGTCCACTCCTTCCCAGAATGCCCACATGGCTCACATTCTTACCTTTTTAAGTCTTGACTCAAATGTCACCATCTCAGCGAGGCCTTCCCCGGGCTCCTTGTCTAAAACTGCAATGCCTCAGCCAATTCCATTCCCTCTCTGCTCCATTTTATGCCTTGGCACAAGGCTCTACCCACCACCCCCTACAGGGTCcttatttatcttgtttaatgCCCAGAGTAGGTAGAAGTCTGTCcctcaaaaagatatgttcaagtcctaagccccagtacctgtgaaggtgaccttatttggaaatagggtctttgctcttggacttctagcctcctgaATGTGAGAGCGAAAGTtgctgttgttttcagccaccgAGTTTGTAGAATCTGTGGCACTATCCCTAGAAACCTAATACATTGCTCTTCCAGAATGACAACCCCAGCGAGAcatctttgtctgttttgttcacagctCTATCCTTAGAATGGTACCCAggagagactttctttttttttggagagacttTCTAAGTACATTTATATGACTGAATAAAGAGCTCATGAGTATACACAGAGGCTTCAGATCTGGTTCCCCCGTAAGGTGTAGGCTCTGAAAGAGGAGCCTGGAGCCATGTCTTCCCACTGGAGACCTGCGGCCCACACAACCGTCCGTACCCCGCCTCCAAGCAAGCACCCAGTCAGGACCGCCCTGGGGCGGCCACAGAGTCCAGTCTTCTCCCACGCTTTGCACCCCTCACGGCCCTTTTTGGCTGCCGGGGGACCCTGGGTGGTGTGCAAAGAGCGAGATGCTCAGACAGACTGGGAGACAAGGCTTTCCTCAGGGAGCAAGGTAGCCCTAGGCTGGCCAGAAGCAGTCACTGGGAGCTGGACAGTTAGGTCCCCAGTGTTTTCTGTGACTATGTCCCTTCAGTTGCTGCTTCTTTTTAGTAAGGTATTTTTGAGCACTTAACCCTAGCCCCGTGATGCTAAGAGTTAGGGAGGAGAGTTTGGCCTTCGCCTTCCCTAGGCCAGAGTTTTAAAGAGGAAACTGCTTGCCCCCGAGGGGCAGGTGGGGTTGGTGGCATGAAAAGAGGCCCCAAGGGGAAAGTGCAACTTGTGAGGCCCAAAAGCAACTGTCCTCGCTTGTCCGGAGCACTTCTGTCTAAAATTCTGTTCTGGTCAAAGGTCAATGCAATTTGTGTTTAGTCTGAACCTGAGGAATTGTTCCTTTAAAGGCTGCAACTGCCAAAGCCTTAGCTGGTTATCTGTACCGCTAAAGGAGGAAACACCAGGACAGTCCCTACAAGGAATCCAGGCCCTTTCTCCCTGGAGAAGTTCACGGGCACGATGACGGCAGCAGCCGCTCACATACACTGTTTCATACGTTGTTCCTCTGTTCCTCCGTACCAGGAAACATCTGAGCATTTGAGGTGGGTCCTAGCACCATCCCCTCTTAGCAAAGGCAGAAACCGCCCCCAGCCACAGCCAACGGAGGAAACCAAGGCTGCAACCACAGGGTGGTTTGATTCCAGACTCTTGAGCATGACTCTCAGCTGCCTTCACACAGAACGACACAGCCTGGGTTCTCGCTGGAAATGAAGGCAAGATGCCTGCCCGCGCCCCCCTCCTCCGCCCCCCCCGCCACGCCCCCTACAGGGGCCCCACAGCTGGGAGCGGCTCCGAGGCTCACCCAGATAGTCGCTCCTCTGCTGCTTGATGTTCAAGATCTCTTTGATATTGTCAACAGCCAGCTTGGGAGAGCCACCCATGTTAGACTTTCCTAGAACGGAGGTTAAAGAATAGTCCGGAGAGACTCCCCACAGTCCCGGAGGAGTGGGGCAGCCATTCAGCATGGGAACCTTAACATTTAACGCTTCCCACGTGAGTTTCAAGATATGTTATTTACtaggcaaccctcttgggtcccctccctcttcgggagctttgtaccCTATCATTCAATAAACTTTACTATTGCTCAACagactttgctttgctgcccaaaaaaagaaaaaaaaaaagatatgttattTACTGAAATTCTCTACATCCCAGGCACCAGGCCAGGAGCTTCATaaactttatctcatttaattctcatgaaaCCTCAGGTAGTGTGGGTATGCGcattttatagggaaaaaaaccaaGTTCCGAAGGGGCTATGCAGTTTGGCCACAGTCGAGAGATAAACGGCATAGCCCAGCTCCACCCCGCGGTCCATCCTCCCATCCTTCCATCCGAGCGCCTTGACACGCCTGCTCCAAAGCCACCCCTCCCCGTCCAGCCGACTTGAGGCCACCTCCCAGGTAGTAACAGTAAATGATAGCTGTAACGACAAAGCCCTTTTACACAAACCGCTTCCATCACTCTCCACAGAGATTGTGTAAGGAAAGGGGGGCGGCTCTGATCATCATCACTGTTGCTGTCGTTCTGTCAACATCATCGACACTATTTCCACTTTAcgaatgagaaactgaggcccagggtggcagagggagagccagCAGGCAGGCCTTCCGACCCCACACTGCTGCTCCTTCCACTGTGCCGGACTCACTCGGGAGGCGACGATACCCACCGTCTGTCAGAAGGATGATGGCGTGTCGGATTTCCTGCCAGGCCGCTGTCTTCATTCCAAGGCGTTGCATCTGGTTATTCATCATGATATGGACACTATTTAAAGCTGCATAGGTGTTTGTCCCTGTCCCATTTTCATGGTCTGGAGTATGTGAAGAGGAAGGACTCTCTTAGAAACATCCCACCTACCACCTGGCAGAAGGAATCACTCTATTCTCCCAACCATCGGAAATGCATTTATCAACTGGCTTGATACATTCAGACCTTCACTATCCAGATAGAGATTTGGCGTCACTGCCTGTTCAAACATTAAAAGCCTTTTCCCTTAGAAATGCTCattgcaggggctcctgggtggcgcagtctgttaagcgtctgactcttggttttggctcaggtcgtgatctcagggtcctgggatggagccccgtgtagggctccgcgctcagcagggagtctgcttgggattctctctttccctctccttttgcccctcctccccctccctctgtctctctctctctcaaattaataaataaatctttttttaaaaaaagaaatgctcagggcgcctgggtggctcagtcattaaacgtctgccttcagcttgggtcgtgatcccagggttctgggatcgagccccgcatcgggctccctgctccgctggaagcctgcttctccctctcccactccccctgcttgtgttcctctctctctctctcaaaaaataaaagctttaaaaaaaaaaaaaaagaaatgctcattcCATAACCCCACTGAGGGCCACTCTAAAGCCTCAAGATTCAAAGATGGGGTTCCAAAGAACTTGGGCTTTTGCAGCCACTGCAACCACCACCCAGACAGCTTGACAACGGCGTGGGGAGACTACAGTGTTGAGCCAAGAAAGCCAGCCCACGTAGATCTGGCATCAGGAAGGAGCCAAGACCCGCACAGGCATTCGGACGTGTAGCGCGTTAGAGTAAGCCATGATTTGGTGGGAGCTGCGACTCCCCCGCCAGGAACCTGACTTGGAAGCCACCTCCCCCTGAGGAACCTGAGCCCCAGAGCCCTGGGACTAGAATGCCACCAAAggcctcactctctctctaacttGTCCAGAACCTCCATACAGGCACAGAGAGCTCATCCTCCCCCCGCCCGCCTCATCGCCTTCATTTGATGACACCATACCTTTATAGTTGACATTGTTCAGACTGTTGATCACTTCAGTCACATCCCGGGAGTTGTCATACAGAACAGACATGATGACTTGGGGCTTGGATGCAAAGGTGATGATGGCGACACTAACATTGATCTCAAAGCTGAAAATCTGGGAAGGGCAAGTGAGAGGCAGCGTGAGAGGCCTTGAAACCGAAGGGCGGAGAGTAAGAGAGCCAGCCAAGGGCCCCAGAGGAGGCAGAGAGCCTGGGCCACTTGCTAAGACACTGCTGCTTGCAGGGAGCCAGCAAGCTGACGCTTGCTGACCAGGTCCTCTTTTTGATAGGCCACTCGCTCCTCATTGCATCCTCACATCAGTTCTGTGAGGGCGTGACATGGcccctattttatggatgaggacgTAGAGGCTTGTTGCCGCGCCACAGACCACACCTCCGGTACGAGGCACAGGTCGAATTTGAACCTGTCCACTCGAATCTGAGGCACTTCTCCAACTGGCGTGTTTTGCAGCCTCAAGGCTTACTGGTTACTCTAAGTCTCAAGAGAGACTAAGGAGCACAAactgctttctttaaaatgtagctggggggcgcctaggtggctcaatctgccttcagctcaggtcatgatcccagcgtcctggaatcgagccccgcatcgggctccctgctcgactgggaacctgcttctccctctgcctgtccccctgcttgtgctcccgctctctctgtcaagtaagtaagtaagtaaataaataaataaataaaatgtagctgggaagaaaaacatatatccacataaACTATCGTGAAAAGCATAATTGCCAAGCAAAGTACTGGCAAGGAATCTAAACCAGGGGCTCGTCAGTAAAAACATTCTGAGCACATACTTCAAcataggtatatatatttataaaaaccaaCTCATTTATAAAGTGCATCACtattcaaatatattatataCCTTTTAAACACAAAAAATTGGAATTTTTGAGGGAACGTATTAAATATTAAGttgttgatttaattttaaactaaaattattcAACAAGGACACCAGTACCCTGCTGGATTATTTTGTATATCCCTCTGTGGAGACTGCCATCCTAGATGATGGGTGCCTGGGAAACAGGACCTCAGCCTTGTTCATCTTTGGTGtctcccagcacccagcacccagcttGGTGCCTAACACATAGAAGGTGCCCCAGCAGTGTCTGTGGTATGAAAAACAGGATCCTATAAATTGAATCCATGCACATAATCTGGGAGGACTTTTCAGAGGAGGTAGGCTGTGAGTGGGACCCTGAGGAAAGGAAGGaaccagagagagacagtgggcgTAGGAAGCCTCCTCTGTGCACAGACCCCTATTTCCTGACCCTGTCCACCATGAGAATGGCGCTGTCCTTGAAGATCTGAAAGTCATCTTCTGCCACACTCTGAGAGGCATCCAGGAGCAGGTAGAGGTTCAGGTGACCAGAGCGCTGGATTTGGATTTTACGGCCCATGCTTTCTGGGAGAAATGTGGAAGGAGTAGATTCACATCTTGACCTCCCACCTGCTCTCCTGCCAAGGGGTGGggactccctgcctcccctccagtcAGCTCAGCTCCACTGAGACTTCCCGAAGCTCTCAGCAGCCTCCCCATGCCAGGCCCAGCACCCTGCTGCCCCTACCTCAAGCACTTACTCGTTTTCTTCTGGGTGGGATTGGTGGCTCCAAGTAGGTGGGAGAACGAGGTACCCAGGGCAGGGGCCACATCCTCAGGAAAGTCGTAAGAGTAGGGCTCTGTGGAAAGTCGCTGGGGTCAGCCAGGGTCAGGGGTGGGGTGCCAGGACTCTCGGGAGGGTCAAGGTGGCTGGCTACTCACGGCGGCATATGGGCTCCGTCCCACTCCAGACCCCGTTGCTCTGGCACTCCCGCTCCGCAGACCCAGTCAGCACCAGATTTGAGGAGCAGCGGTAGCTGACTTTGTCCCCAAGGCCAAAGCGGGACCCCATCCGCACGGCACCCACCGAGATGCCGGGGTTGGGGCAGTGGCCAGCTGTGAGTCGACAAAGGAAGATAGCAGTGAGCAGGGACGCCCCTCCTCGGCCTTTCCGTCCTGCTcacccaccttctccctcttcctcctctccagaCCCGTGGAGCCTCTGCAGGTCATTTGGCCTCCCCGTTGGGAGACACCACAACCGGGCTTCCCAAAGGTGTGGATGGAAAATCTTAAGTAGGGCAAAATGTTTAGAACTCAGTGCCCTCGGTTGCCAGTTAAAGCGTCCCAGTGCCAACCCACCGACTCAGCCTGCATCCATTCCAGAGCCCCAGGGAAGATGCTGACTGAGGAGCCCAACACCGCCACAGAGAATATTTACACTTCATAAACCACAATGAGGCATAGGTACGCACCCGCCAGGATGGCTAAAACTGAAAATACGGATAATTCCTTAATTCTGTATTTCTGGAGTGACCATTGGGAAACTGTTTGCCAGTCTCTACTAAAACTAAATGTacgccggggcgcctgggtggctcagctggttaagcatctgcctgaaGGCAGAatagggatcaagccccacatcctgctccctgctcagcggtgagtctgcttctccctctccctcttcctgccactctccatgcttgtactctctctctctctctctctctgtcaaataaataaaaatcttaaaaaaaaaaaaaaagattctctccctctgcacccccccgctctctctaaaaacaaaacaaacaaaactaaacatatgaCAACATGTGACCCGATAATTGCATTCCTAAACAACATGCTCAAGAGAAGCaaattcatggggcgcctgggtggctcagtcgttaagcatctgccttcggctcaggtcatgatcccagggtcctgggatcgagccccacatggggctccctgctcggcgggaagcctgcttctccctcttccaatccccctgcttgtgttccccctctctgtgtgtctctctctgtcaaataaataaataaaataaaatttaaaaagagaagctaATTCATATGTGCAccaacagttacatacaaggacATTCATAGGGCTTTactcataatagccccaaactggaaagaacccaaatgcccACCAAGAAGAGAACCCATAAATAAATTGCAATCTATTTCTATAATAAaactacacagcaataaaaaataacaggggcgcccaggtggcgcAGTCGgtggttgaatgtctgactctggtttcggctcaggtggtgatctcggggttgtgggatcaagccccgtgtcgggctccgcgctcagcacagagagctgagtctgcttaggactctctctgcccctccccatccttctctctctaaaataaatcaatacatcttaaaaagaaataataaacttgCTGCTACACAGGACCACACGGACCAATCTCATAGGCAGAAcgttaagaaggaaggaagccagcTATTTGACAGAGTCGTGAATATGAGTAGGGAACCAGTGTCTGGACTGCTGGGGGACGGGATGGTCCTACCATCTCGTGGACTCCATGTCTTCTGTATTATGCGCTCAGAACTATCGTCCAGGCAGCTCCTAAAACCCAGGGAATCCTAGGAGCCCCACTCCTATCAACCAGAACCCCTCACCATTGACAGGGGCAGTAATAACTATGACAAACTCCAGGGACTCTTCTAGATGCTTACCAATGTCAACTCAATCCCACGGCCAACCCCACACAGTGGCCAGTCTTACTATTTCTATTTGAGATGTGAAAATCGAggcatagaggggcgcctgggtggctcagtcagttaagcatctgcctttggctcagatcatgatctcagggtcctgggatggagccctgcatcaggctctctgctcagtgggagtgcttctccctctccctctgttcctccatccactcgtgctctctctctctctcgctatctctcttgtttgctctctctctcaagtaaataaataagatttttaaaaaagagaaaaagaaaaatttaggcatagagagattaaataacctgCCCAGAGGTTGTCGAAGTCTGAGCCAGGTTGGACCCATGTTGGCTGCAGAGGTGAGGGACTGAAGCACAGCGTTAGGTCCGCTCTCACTCAGCACCTTGTCCTACAATAGCCCATTGGGCCCGAAAACCAATCTCGCTTTGAGGCATTTGGAAAAGCTGGACAGAGTGCGTGGAGCCTTTATGTTGGATCTGAAGTTTAGCCCGGCTCCCTGCAGGTGGGTGATGTGTGACCTGTAGACCTCAATTTACCAAAATCCAGGAATATGATTTTGGCATCAGAGACACCAGGCCCCTGTCCCCACAGAGGCCCTCTGGGCACACATCTGACTCCGAGGTTCCTGGGAGACCCCAGCCCCCATGCAGCTGGAGGGGCAGGGCACTCACCCCCATTGTCACACACGGCCGTCTCCCCATCCCACACGCCATTGGGGCGACACCGCCGTACAGATGAGCCCCGCAGGGTGAGGCCGTCCTCACACTGGAAGCTCAGGTTGCCGCCCACAGGGTGAGACCCCAGCCGCGGGGTGAACATGCCGTTCTCAAAGGACACAGGAGCTGGACAGCGAACAgctggaggcagagaaggggaggagaacacagggatgGCTGGAAAacacctgggctgggctgggatgCATGGGAGTTGCCAGGTGGTTGTCAAAATATTGGGCTGTTGCGTGCGAAATCACTGCTTGTGGCAACTGGTTAAATATTGGCAGTTGCACACAGTCCAGCCTAATAGATGATAACCACTTCTCTCAGCCCCCTGAGGGCCATGgtcacccccgccc encodes the following:
- the C2 gene encoding complement C2 isoform X1, with product MDPLMAFLCLLPLYPGLAAEAPSCPRNVNISGGTFTLSRGWAPGSVLTYSCPLGRYPVPASRLCKHNGQWQTLGSPQLTKAVCKPVRCPAPVSFENGMFTPRLGSHPVGGNLSFQCEDGLTLRGSSVRRCRPNGVWDGETAVCDNGAGHCPNPGISVGAVRMGSRFGLGDKVSYRCSSNLVLTGSAERECQSNGVWSGTEPICRQPYSYDFPEDVAPALGTSFSHLLGATNPTQKKTKSMGRKIQIQRSGHLNLYLLLDASQSVAEDDFQIFKDSAILMVDRIFSFEINVSVAIITFASKPQVIMSVLYDNSRDVTEVINSLNNVNYKDHENGTGTNTYAALNSVHIMMNNQMQRLGMKTAAWQEIRHAIILLTDGKSNMGGSPKLAVDNIKEILNIKQQRSDYLDIYAIGVGKLDVDWRELNELGSKKDGERHAFILQDTEALYQVFEHMLDVSQLTDTICGVGNMSANASVQERAPWHVTIKPRSQETCRGALISDQWVLTAAHCFRNAENSSLWRINVGDPNSQWGKDFSVDKVVISPGFDVFAKKDQGIQEFYGDDIALLKLAEKVKMSTHARPICLPCTVEANLALRRPPGSTCRDHESELLNKLSIPAHFVALDGNKMNINLKTGTEWTSCIKAVSQDKTTFPDLEDVREVVTDQFLCSGTEKDDNPCRGESGGAVFLERRHRFFQVGLVSWGLYNPCGKSNKNSRQRAPKGKIPRDFHINLFRLQPWLRRHLEGILNFLPL
- the C2 gene encoding complement C2 isoform X2; the protein is MDPLMAFLCLLPLYPAGHCPNPGISVGAVRMGSRFGLGDKVSYRCSSNLVLTGSAERECQSNGVWSGTEPICRQPYSYDFPEDVAPALGTSFSHLLGATNPTQKKTKSMGRKIQIQRSGHLNLYLLLDASQSVAEDDFQIFKDSAILMVDRIFSFEINVSVAIITFASKPQVIMSVLYDNSRDVTEVINSLNNVNYKDHENGTGTNTYAALNSVHIMMNNQMQRLGMKTAAWQEIRHAIILLTDGKSNMGGSPKLAVDNIKEILNIKQQRSDYLDIYAIGVGKLDVDWRELNELGSKKDGERHAFILQDTEALYQVFEHMLDVSQLTDTICGVGNMSANASVQERAPWHVTIKPRSQETCRGALISDQWVLTAAHCFRNAENSSLWRINVGDPNSQWGKDFSVDKVVISPGFDVFAKKDQGIQEFYGDDIALLKLAEKVKMSTHARPICLPCTVEANLALRRPPGSTCRDHESELLNKLSIPAHFVALDGNKMNINLKTGTEWTSCIKAVSQDKTTFPDLEDVREVVTDQFLCSGTEKDDNPCRGESGGAVFLERRHRFFQVGLVSWGLYNPCGKSNKNSRQRAPKGKIPRDFHINLFRLQPWLRRHLEGILNFLPL